The Caproicibacterium amylolyticum genome includes the window CACAGCGGGCCATTTGATGGTGCTGTCCTTATGGAAAGCACCTGCTATGCCGTGAAACAGCAGATTGTACATAGTGCTGCGCTCTTTGCTGCCGGAGGGCAGCCGTTCGTCAATGATGCGGACAGCAAAGTTCAGCGTGGTTTCAATGATATAAGTCCACAAAATGTCAGAATTGACGTTCAGCACAGACTGATTTTTCTGGATCAGCTTGATAAAAAACGGAAAAGATTCATTTTGCCCTTCTATTACTTCTTCTGTGTAATAAGAAGAGTGCCGGAACTGTACGTAAAACTTTGCGTGAAAGCCGTTTTCCAGCCAGTAGTTCAGGTAGGCTTCCCACAGTGCGTTTGCATTTTTTTCAAAGTTAAGTCCTTGAAAAGGAACTTCGTGCAGAGCAGCGTCAACTCTCCTGTCAATATAATAAAGGCACTGCAAAAGCAGCTCTGATTTCGTTGCGAAATTATTAAAAATGGAGCCTTCTGAAATGCCTAACTCGGTGGCTATTTTTGCGGTGGAAACTCTCTCAAGACCATGTTCGCCAACATAGCGAATGGCAGCTTCCAAAATACTGTTTGGCTTAATTTCTTTTCTTCTCATAAAATTAATGATACCCCTTGAACTTGTATTCGTCAATATATGTACGGCAGAGTTTTCAATTTGGAAACAAAATTCAAATCATACTTTTTCTGTAAAATTTAAACTTGCCGTTTCTATTTAAAGCTGTTTAGCAGGATATAGTGCGTAGGCATTGATTATAAAGCGGAGGAATTTGCAAAATTACAAGCTTTGTGAGCGGTAATCCAGTCAGTCGGAAAAATTCGCTTGACAGTTCGTTGGTGCGCGGCTATAATAAGCACAACTGAATAAAATATCTTCGGGGCAGGGTGAAAATCCCTATCGGTGGTAAAGCCCACGAGCCGCAAGGCATGACTCGGTGTGATTCCGG containing:
- a CDS encoding TetR/AcrR family transcriptional regulator, whose product is MRRKEIKPNSILEAAIRYVGEHGLERVSTAKIATELGISEGSIFNNFATKSELLLQCLYYIDRRVDAALHEVPFQGLNFEKNANALWEAYLNYWLENGFHAKFYVQFRHSSYYTEEVIEGQNESFPFFIKLIQKNQSVLNVNSDILWTYIIETTLNFAVRIIDERLPSGSKERSTMYNLLFHGIAGAFHKDSTIKWPAVQAVPEEKHP